A genomic region of Saccopteryx bilineata isolate mSacBil1 chromosome 1, mSacBil1_pri_phased_curated, whole genome shotgun sequence contains the following coding sequences:
- the RETREG1 gene encoding reticulophagy regulator 1 isoform X3: protein MELFHLNDSWEVINSKPEERPRLSHCIAESWMNFSIFLQEMSLFKQQSPGKFCLLVCSVCTFFMILGSYIPGVILSYLLLLCAFLCPLFKCNDMGQKIYSKIKSVLLKLDFGIGEYINQKKRERSEADKEKSYKDDSELDFSALCPKISLTVAAKELSVSDTDVSEVSWTDNGTFNLSEGYTPQTDTSDDLDRPSEEVFSRGLSDFPSPENGLGTNDEDELSLGLPAEPKRKKEQLDSGLRPSKERQSATGLTLPLSSDQTLHLMSNLAGDVITAAVTAAIKDQLEGAQQTLSQAAPSPAEDTDSEGDDFELLDQSELDQIESELGLSQDQEAEAQQNKKSSGFLSSLLGGH from the exons cTGGGAAGTTATCAATTCCAAGCCAGAGGAAAGACCCAGGCTCAGCCACTGTATTGCAGAATCATGGATGAATTTCAGCATATTTCTTCAAGAAATGTCTCTTTTCAAACAGCAGAGCCCTGGCAAG TTTTGCCTCCTGGTCTGCAGTGTGTGCACGTTTTTTATGATCTTGGGAAGTTACATTCCCGGGGTGATACTCAGCTATCTACTTT TACTGTGTGCATTTTTGTGTCCACTGTTTAAGTGTAATGATATGGGACAAAAAATATACAGCAAAATCAAGTCAGTTTTGCTGAAACTAGATTTCGGAATTGGAGAATATATTAACCAGAAGAAGCGTGAGAGATCTG AAgcagacaaagaaaaaagttacaAAGATGACAGTGAATTAGACTTTTCAGCTCTTTGTCctaag ATTAGCCTCACGGTGGCTGCCAAAGAATTGTCTGTGTCCGACACAGACGTGTCCGAGGTCTCCTGGACGGACAATGGGACGTTCAACCTTTCGGAAGGCTACACTCCGCAGACAGACACTTCTGATG ATCTTGACCGACCTAGTGAGGAAGTTTTTTCTCGAGGCCTTTCAGATTTCCCATCTCCAGAAAATGGCCTGGGAACAAACGATGAAGATGAATTAAGCCTTGGCTTGCCCGCTGAGCCcaagagaaaaaaggaacagTTGGATAGCGGCCTCAGACCCAGCAAAGAGAGGCAGTCAGCAACCGGTCTCACTCTTCCTCTGAGCAGTGACCAAACCCTTCACTTGATGAGCAACCTGGCTGGGGATGTCATCACAGCTGCAGTGACTGCTGCCATCAAAGACCAGTTAGAGGGGGCACAGCAAACCCTTTCTCAGGCTGCACCAAGTCCGGCAGAGGACACAGACAGTGAAGGTGATGACTTTGAACTTCTGGACCAGTCAGAGCTCGATCAAATTGAGAGTGAATTGGGACTCTCACAAGATCAGGAAGCAGAAGCACAGCAAAATAAGAAGTCGTCAGGCTTCCTTTCAAGTCTTCTTGGAGGCCATTAG
- the RETREG1 gene encoding reticulophagy regulator 1 isoform X2 yields the protein MPEGEDLGPDRSWEVINSKPEERPRLSHCIAESWMNFSIFLQEMSLFKQQSPGKFCLLVCSVCTFFMILGSYIPGVILSYLLLLCAFLCPLFKCNDMGQKIYSKIKSVLLKLDFGIGEYINQKKRERSEADKEKSYKDDSELDFSALCPKISLTVAAKELSVSDTDVSEVSWTDNGTFNLSEGYTPQTDTSDDLDRPSEEVFSRGLSDFPSPENGLGTNDEDELSLGLPAEPKRKKEQLDSGLRPSKERQSATGLTLPLSSDQTLHLMSNLAGDVITAAVTAAIKDQLEGAQQTLSQAAPSPAEDTDSEGDDFELLDQSELDQIESELGLSQDQEAEAQQNKKSSGFLSSLLGGH from the exons cTGGGAAGTTATCAATTCCAAGCCAGAGGAAAGACCCAGGCTCAGCCACTGTATTGCAGAATCATGGATGAATTTCAGCATATTTCTTCAAGAAATGTCTCTTTTCAAACAGCAGAGCCCTGGCAAG TTTTGCCTCCTGGTCTGCAGTGTGTGCACGTTTTTTATGATCTTGGGAAGTTACATTCCCGGGGTGATACTCAGCTATCTACTTT TACTGTGTGCATTTTTGTGTCCACTGTTTAAGTGTAATGATATGGGACAAAAAATATACAGCAAAATCAAGTCAGTTTTGCTGAAACTAGATTTCGGAATTGGAGAATATATTAACCAGAAGAAGCGTGAGAGATCTG AAgcagacaaagaaaaaagttacaAAGATGACAGTGAATTAGACTTTTCAGCTCTTTGTCctaag ATTAGCCTCACGGTGGCTGCCAAAGAATTGTCTGTGTCCGACACAGACGTGTCCGAGGTCTCCTGGACGGACAATGGGACGTTCAACCTTTCGGAAGGCTACACTCCGCAGACAGACACTTCTGATG ATCTTGACCGACCTAGTGAGGAAGTTTTTTCTCGAGGCCTTTCAGATTTCCCATCTCCAGAAAATGGCCTGGGAACAAACGATGAAGATGAATTAAGCCTTGGCTTGCCCGCTGAGCCcaagagaaaaaaggaacagTTGGATAGCGGCCTCAGACCCAGCAAAGAGAGGCAGTCAGCAACCGGTCTCACTCTTCCTCTGAGCAGTGACCAAACCCTTCACTTGATGAGCAACCTGGCTGGGGATGTCATCACAGCTGCAGTGACTGCTGCCATCAAAGACCAGTTAGAGGGGGCACAGCAAACCCTTTCTCAGGCTGCACCAAGTCCGGCAGAGGACACAGACAGTGAAGGTGATGACTTTGAACTTCTGGACCAGTCAGAGCTCGATCAAATTGAGAGTGAATTGGGACTCTCACAAGATCAGGAAGCAGAAGCACAGCAAAATAAGAAGTCGTCAGGCTTCCTTTCAAGTCTTCTTGGAGGCCATTAG
- the ZNF622 gene encoding cytoplasmic 60S subunit biogenesis factor ZNF622, with product MATYTCITCRVAFQDPEMQRAHYKTDWHRYNLKRKVADMAPVTAEGFQERVRAQRAVAERESKGTATYCTACGKKFACSNAYENHLKSRRHVELERKAVNRKVEMMNEKNLEKGLGVSSVDKDAMNVAIQQAIKAQPSPKKAPPAPKDSGSPVAAAGGGRATDDRDPAEKPPRFQWFEQQAKKLAKQQGEEEELDGDDWEDIDSDEELECEDAESMDELEEQDAEEEEAGGSAPLGAISIKDCLFCPHHSSSLMKNVAHMTKIHSFFIPDIEYLSDLKGLIQYLGEKVGVGKICLWCNERGKSFYSTEAVQAHMNDKSHCKLFTDGDAALEFADFYDFRSSYPDHKEGEEPEETDLFPPEKTLDYDDETMELILPSGARVGHRSLMRYYRQRFGLSRAVAVAKNQKAVGRVLQQYRALGWTGGTGAALMNKRDMQYVQRMKSKWLLKTQMKNNATKQMHFRAQVMF from the exons ATGGCGACGTACACCTGCATCACCTGCCGGGTGGCGTTCCAGGACCCGGAGATGCAGCGGGCCCACTACAAGACGGATTGGCACCGCTACAACTTGAAGCGAAAAGTGGCTGACATGGCCCCGGTCACGGCCGAGGGCTTCCAGGAGCGCGTGCGGGCGCAGCGGGCCGTGGCGGAGCGGGAGAGCAAGGGCACGGCCACCTACTGTACCGCCTGCGGGAAAAAGTTCGCCTGCTCCAACGCCTACGAAAACCACCTCAAGTCCCGGCGGCATGTGGAGCTGGAGAGGAAGGCGGTAAATCGCAAGGTGGAGATGATGAACGAAAAGAACTTGGAGAAAGGGTTGGGCGTGAGCAGTGTGGACAAGGATGCCATGAACGTGGCCATCCAGCAGGCCATCAAGGCCCAGCCGTCTCCCAAGAAGGCCCCCCCGGCGCCTAAGGACTCCGGGAGTCCCGTGGCAGCGGCCGGTGGGGGACGTGCGACTGACGACCGGGACCCTGCCGAGAAGCCTCCCCGGTTCCAGTGGTTCGAACAGCAGGCCAAGAAGCTGGCAAAgcagcagggggaggaggaggaactggATGGAGACG ATTGGGAAGATATTGATTCTGATGAAGAACTGGAATGTGAGGATGCTGAATCGATGGATGAGTTGGAGGAGCAGGATgcagaggaggaagaggctgGGGGAAGCGCACCCCTTGGTGCCATCTCTATAAAGGACTGCTTATTTTGTCCCCATCATTCAAGCTCCCTCATGAAGAATGTGGCGCACATGACTAAAATCCACAGCTTCTTTATTCCTGACATAGAGTACCTTTCGGATCTTAAGGGACTGATTCAGTATTTGG GAGAGAAAGTTGGTGTTGGGAAGATTTGCTTGTGGTGCAATGAGAGAGGGAAGTCCTTCTATTCCACAGAAGCTGTACAAGCGCACATGAACGACAAAAGCCACTGTAAACTCTTCACAGATGGTGATGCTGCTTTGGAATTTGCAGACTTCTATGACTTTAG GAGTAGCTACCCAGATCacaaagaaggggaggagcctgAGGAGACCGACCTGTTTCCCCCAGAAAAGACCTTGGATTATGATGATGAAACCATGGAGCTGATTCTACCTTCTG GTGCCAGAGTGGGTCATCGCTCCTTGATGCGATACTACAGACAACGATTTGGCTTGTCGAGAGCTGTGGCAGTTGCCAAGAACCAGAAGGCGGTGGGCCGGGTGCTCCAGCAGTACAGAGCACTGGGGTGGACTGGCGGCACAG